In the genome of Macrobrachium nipponense isolate FS-2020 chromosome 42, ASM1510439v2, whole genome shotgun sequence, one region contains:
- the LOC135213080 gene encoding uncharacterized protein LOC135213080 isoform X3 — translation MSSSGLKLRDPRELLANPDHHQAEASVHPDPFGSSQSQELGFSSKEFSTAETANSMSPSLAMANANSPPSNQSEILSTDALPTQNSSRDIEPIPKKRRLLEASEVPHELKESEKQPSSSDDILARACSAVGIGGDISESVVEEPQPNHQEHNGEMQRVAPNYPYSRGVRLPHQGIPLSPTLRHAEDLRLRHPFHPAFRPPSESTYGMEIRPFYNHGYPVPARMPIHPNEAHRYYAVPRYPNRYPYVGPPGSTPASLTRTPVIRPAQPNAPHERHPSIPHASQGYPYDPHQIPRPAIHHAPPTVPQMHLEHRVEPSEIRHIHPATSEIRPVQQSHPEIAYRIPTQHTLPVGTAPSEQRSPTSIKHPYPGPGIPIPIRPKLLGNPQGHLQDPRSPHARVSEGYAGGVIHGNHAGVGSPHPKSPNELSCENPFQIPEPQDIKNKVHTSTHSSTVPSHDVSTVKFASSLNEIKPQLSFVSQKGNMTEQTEVEITHDKATTRRPRQPPEPCVELIPIPAPSQEKYGKSKLNEKNQLLSPVNSPLGVELKRFHALNPSHQSQPSMENLTSVGSPKTYDESQQQTKNAENKFANTRESGSNMESRVNEEKEESSNKDPKKSFRKRWLDKQERHSSKRSAEQDVKTTERPKSEAAAKKEDTVIVLDDDDENVTMESNKLPKSLSASSKGLVGPGQLHCLHSSVYLNNMRSASEPPIGTSITSKNNSPLGNRPASVPCSAQQLQNVRTLYESQNKVNIADFDRNAKEKDNDDEFVNRLKLVLNDLISVPVPEVTKLQGLTCPIDELLASLVKRRGALPSEDPNPKERLRKDFLVLVKLCMPKNLLEDWGWNNSSPEEILDELIKVTNNGMDGSKGNARLNLAREHNPAPPTSSHTQDNNLDTAPMNHATSSSPCPIVSLSPVYQNSSPVPEIPVSSQHLEPSNQGPPNQSSLQRAGAPQPASQILIQYPTLPPQHHSVAHSPKQPSVSLHPVPATHHPPIMSPQQPTASPVYHHSSSSSQQPSQWPSQRHSVPPISRPTTTLSTNSEPSFVPPEDNLEDEVFTPTNRTPHPLPYSRPQVPVHPAKPVHESISQNIKPTQEHAGYASAAPVQMPSQNSSHPHNIPITVLHYSQVPQPPTNVPYGQHSSHPYTTPGSNHTIHNPPHYPRGPYPRPYPYAYYHPNNPHYPRPAYRHASILHGLPNTPPRHPYSPRSPHRSPNTHTAIRLVAQPPAPLSPSHWSERIVTSAAIKPPA, via the exons ATGAGCTCTTCCGGTCTCAAACTGCGTGACCCTAGGGAGCTGTTGGCAAATCCTGACCATCATCAGGCTGAAGCAAGTGTTCATCCTGACCCCTTCGGTTCCTCGCAGAGCCAAGAACTTGGTTTTTCTTCAAAGGAATTTTCAACGGCAGAAACAGCAAACTCGATGTCGCCCTCATTGGCCATGGCCAATGCCAACTCCCCACCTTCAAACCAGAGTGAGATTTTGAGCACAGATGCTCTTCCAACACAGAACTCGAGTCGTGACATCGAGCCCATTCCAAAGAAAAGGAGACTTTTAGAGGCAAGCGAAGTTCCTCACGAACTCAAGGAATCTGAAAAACAGCCTAGCAGTTCTGACGACATACTAGCTCGGGCTTGCTCTGCCGTAGGCATCGGAGGAGATATATCAGAGAGCGTAGTTGAAGAGCCTCAGCCTAATCACCAGGAACATAATGGAGAGATGCAAAGAGTGGCTCCTAATTACCCCTACAGCAGAGGAGTTAGGCTCCCCCATCAAGGCATTCCTCTGTCGCCTACTTTGAGGCATGCGGAAGATTTAAGACTCCGTCATCCCTTTCATCCTGCATTTCGACCCCCCAGTGAAAGCACTTATGGAATGGAAATCAGGCCGTTTTATAATCATGGATATCCAGTTCCAGCTAGAATGCCTATACACCCAAATGAAGCCCACCGGTATTATGCAGTGCCACGCTACCCAAACAGATATCCCTATGTTGGTCCCCCTGGTTCTACTCCAGCTTCCTTAACCAGGACACCTGTCATAAGACCTGCACAACCAAATGCCCCTCATGAACGTCACCCTTCCATACCTCACGCCTCCCAAGGTTACCCGTACGATCCTCACCAAATACCACGGCCAGCAATACATCATGCTCCACCCACTGTACCTCAAATGCACCTTGAGCATAGGGTGGAGCCTTCTGAAATTCGTCACATCCATCCTGCTACATCTGAAATAAGGCCAGTACAACAGAGTCATCCTGAGATTGCATACAGAATACCAACCCAACATACTTTACCTGTTGGAACAGCTCCGTCAGAACAACGATCACCTACTTCTATAAAGCACCCATATCCAGGACCAGGTATTCCAATCCCTATTCGGCCAAAACTACTTGGTAATCCACAAGGTCACTTACAAGATCCGAGGTCACCACATGCAAGAGTCAGTGAGGGTTATGCTGGTGGAGTCATACATGGAAATCATGCAGGAGTAGGCTCTCCACATCCTAAAAGCCCAAATGAATTATCTTGTGAAAATCCTTTCCAAATACCTGAGCCACAAGACATTAAAAATAAGGTGCATACCTCTACACACTCTAGTACAGTCCCTTCTCATGATGTATCAACTGTGAAATTTGCAAGTTCGCTAAATGAAATTAAACCTCAACTCTCTTTTGTATCACAAAAAGGAAATATGACAGAGCAAACAGAGGTTGAAATTACACACGATAAAGCTACAACAAGAAGGCCTAGGCAACCACCAGAGCCTTGTGTAGAGCTAATTCCTATACCGGCACCTTCACAAGAAAAATATGGCAAAAGTAAGCTTAATGAGAAAAATCAGCTGTTATCACCTGTTAATAGTCCCCTAGGTGTTGAATTGAAACGGTTTCATGCTCTAAATCCTTCACATCAAAGTCAACCAAGTATGGAAAACCTAACATCAGTAGGTTCACCCAAAACTTATGATGAGTCCCAGCAACAGACaaaaaatgcagaaaacaaaTTTGCAAACACGAGAGAAAGTGGATCTAATATGGAGTCAAGGGTAAATGAAGAGAAGGAAGAATCTTCTAACAAGGACCCTAAGAAGTCTTTTAGAAAACGATGGTTAGACAAACAAGAACGCCATTCATCAAAACGATCTGCTGAACAGGATGTAAAAACTACAGAACGACCCAAATCAGAAGCAGCTGCAAAAAAAGAAGACACAGTTATTGTGCTTGATGATGATGACGAGAACGTGACTATGGAAAGTAATaagctacctaagtctttaagtGCCAGCAGTAAAGGCTTAGTTGGCCCGGGACAACTTCACTGTCTCCACAGTTCAGTATATTTAAACAATATGAGATCAGCTTCTGAACCTCCTATTGGAACTTCTATAACCTCCAAAAATAATAGTCCATTGGGTAATAGGCCAGCCTCTGTGCCTTGTTCTGCTCAACAGCTACAGAATGTGAGGACTCTATATGAATCTCAGAATAAAGTGAACATTGCAGATTTTGatagaaatgctaaagaaaaaGATAACGATGATGAATTTGTTAATCGTCTAAAactagtgctgaatgaccttatatcGGTCCCTGTACCTGAAGTCACAAAGCTGCAAGGCCTCACATGCCCCATTGATGAATTACTAGCTTCTTTGGTGAAACGTCGTGGTGCACTACCTTCTGAGGATCCTAATCCTAAGGAGCGACTGAGAAAAGACTTCTTGGTCTTGGTCAAACTCTGTATGCCAAAGAATTTATTAGAGGACTGGGGTTGGAACAATTCTTCACCAGAAGAAATACTAGATGAACTTATCAAAGTCACAAATAATG GTATGGATGGTTCTAAAGGAAATGCAAGATTAAATCTGGCGAGAGAGCATAATCCTGCACCCCCTACATCTTCTCATACTCAGGATAACAATCTTGACACAGCCCCCATGAATCATGCGACTTCTTCTTCTCCATGTCCTATTGTGTCACTGTCACCTGTCTATCAAAATTCTTCCCCAGTCCCTGAAATCCCAGTCTCATCTCAGCATTTAGAACCCTCTAATCAAGGTCCACCCAATCAATCTTCACTACAGAGAGCTGGGGCCCCTCAACCTGCCAGTCAAATTTTGATCCAATACCCTACTTTGCCCCCTCAGCATCATTCAGTCGCTCATTCTCCTAAACAACCATCTGTCTCCCTTCATCCTGTCCCTGCTACACATCACCCTCCTATTATGTCCCCTCAGCAACCCACAGCATCACCTGTGTATCACCATTCTTCATCTAGTTCCCAGCAACCAAGTCAATGGCCTTCACAAAGACACTCTGTGCCTCCTATATCCCGACCAACAACAACTCTGTCCACCAACAGTGAACCATCTTTCGTTCCACCAGAAGATAACCTGGAGGATGAGGTGTTTACACCCACCAACAGAACTCCACATCCGCTCCCTTATTCACGTCCTCAAGTGCCAGTGCATCCTGCAAAACCAGTCCACGAAAGTATCTCCCAAAATATCAAGCCAACACAAGAGCATGCCGGTTACGCATCAGCAGCTCCAGTACAAATGCCCTCGCAAAACTCTTCCCACCCTCACAATATTCCCATTACTGTTTTACACTATTCACAAGTACCCCAGCCACCCACGAATGTACCATACGGTCAACATTCCTCACACCCATATACTACTCCAGGAAGCAATCACACTATCCATAACCCTCCACATTACCCGAGAGGACCCTATCCTCGACCTTATCCATATGCCTACTATCACCCAAACAATCCTCATTATCCTCGTCCTGCATACCGCCATGCCAGCATCCTTCATGGCTTACCAAACACCCCTCCACGCCACCCCTATAGTCCCAGGAGTCCGCACAGAAGCCCGAACACCCACACTGCAATACGACTAGTCGCTCAGCCTCCTGCCCCTCTTTCGCCTAGTCACTGGAGTG AGAGAATCGTCACCTCAGCTGCTATCAAACCTCCGGCCTGA
- the LOC135213080 gene encoding uncharacterized protein LOC135213080 isoform X2 has protein sequence MSSSGLKLRDPRELLANPDHHQAEASVHPDPFGSSQSQELGFSSKEFSTAETANSMSPSLAMANANSPPSNQSEILSTDALPTQNSSRDIEPIPKKRRLLEASEVPHELKESEKQPSSSDDILARACSAVGIGGDISESVVEEPQPNHQEHNGEMQRVAPNYPYSRGVRLPHQGIPLSPTLRHAEDLRLRHPFHPAFRPPSESTYGMEIRPFYNHGYPVPARMPIHPNEAHRYYAVPRYPNRYPYVGPPGSTPASLTRTPVIRPAQPNAPHERHPSIPHASQGYPYDPHQIPRPAIHHAPPTVPQMHLEHRVEPSEIRHIHPATSEIRPVQQSHPEIAYRIPTQHTLPVGTAPSEQRSPTSIKHPYPGPGIPIPIRPKLLGNPQGHLQDPRSPHARVSEGYAGGVIHGNHAGVGSPHPKSPNELSCENPFQIPEPQDIKNKVHTSTHSSTVPSHDVSTVKFASSLNEIKPQLSFVSQKGNMTEQTEVEITHDKATTRRPRQPPEPCVELIPIPAPSQEKYGKSKLNEKNQLLSPVNSPLGVELKRFHALNPSHQSQPSMENLTSVGSPKTYDESQQQTKNAENKFANTRESGSNMESRVNEEKEESSNKDPKKSFRKRWLDKQERHSSKRSAEQDVKTTERPKSEAAAKKEDTVIVLDDDDENVTMESNKLPKSLSASSKGLVGPGQLHCLHSSVYLNNMRSASEPPIGTSITSKNNSPLGNRPASVPCSAQQLQNVRTLYESQNKVNIADFDRNAKEKDNDDEFVNRLKLVLNDLISVPVPEVTKLQGLTCPIDELLASLVKRRGALPSEDPNPKERLRKDFLVLVKLCMPKNLLEDWGWNNSSPEEILDELIKVTNNGMDGSKGNARLNLAREHNPAPPTSSHTQDNNLDTAPMNHATSSSPCPIVSLSPVYQNSSPVPEIPVSSQHLEPSNQGPPNQSSLQRAGAPQPASQILIQYPTLPPQHHSVAHSPKQPSVSLHPVPATHHPPIMSPQQPTASPVYHHSSSSSQQPSQWPSQRHSVPPISRPTTTLSTNSEPSFVPPEDNLEDEVFTPTNRTPHPLPYSRPQVPVHPAKPVHESISQNIKPTQEHAGYASAAPVQMPSQNSSHPHNIPITVLHYSQVPQPPTNVPYGQHSSHPYTTPGSNHTIHNPPHYPRGPYPRPYPYAYYHPNNPHYPRPAYRHASILHGLPNTPPRHPYSPRSPHRSPNTHTAIRLVAQPPAPLSPSHWSEERIVTSAAIKPPA, from the exons ATGAGCTCTTCCGGTCTCAAACTGCGTGACCCTAGGGAGCTGTTGGCAAATCCTGACCATCATCAGGCTGAAGCAAGTGTTCATCCTGACCCCTTCGGTTCCTCGCAGAGCCAAGAACTTGGTTTTTCTTCAAAGGAATTTTCAACGGCAGAAACAGCAAACTCGATGTCGCCCTCATTGGCCATGGCCAATGCCAACTCCCCACCTTCAAACCAGAGTGAGATTTTGAGCACAGATGCTCTTCCAACACAGAACTCGAGTCGTGACATCGAGCCCATTCCAAAGAAAAGGAGACTTTTAGAGGCAAGCGAAGTTCCTCACGAACTCAAGGAATCTGAAAAACAGCCTAGCAGTTCTGACGACATACTAGCTCGGGCTTGCTCTGCCGTAGGCATCGGAGGAGATATATCAGAGAGCGTAGTTGAAGAGCCTCAGCCTAATCACCAGGAACATAATGGAGAGATGCAAAGAGTGGCTCCTAATTACCCCTACAGCAGAGGAGTTAGGCTCCCCCATCAAGGCATTCCTCTGTCGCCTACTTTGAGGCATGCGGAAGATTTAAGACTCCGTCATCCCTTTCATCCTGCATTTCGACCCCCCAGTGAAAGCACTTATGGAATGGAAATCAGGCCGTTTTATAATCATGGATATCCAGTTCCAGCTAGAATGCCTATACACCCAAATGAAGCCCACCGGTATTATGCAGTGCCACGCTACCCAAACAGATATCCCTATGTTGGTCCCCCTGGTTCTACTCCAGCTTCCTTAACCAGGACACCTGTCATAAGACCTGCACAACCAAATGCCCCTCATGAACGTCACCCTTCCATACCTCACGCCTCCCAAGGTTACCCGTACGATCCTCACCAAATACCACGGCCAGCAATACATCATGCTCCACCCACTGTACCTCAAATGCACCTTGAGCATAGGGTGGAGCCTTCTGAAATTCGTCACATCCATCCTGCTACATCTGAAATAAGGCCAGTACAACAGAGTCATCCTGAGATTGCATACAGAATACCAACCCAACATACTTTACCTGTTGGAACAGCTCCGTCAGAACAACGATCACCTACTTCTATAAAGCACCCATATCCAGGACCAGGTATTCCAATCCCTATTCGGCCAAAACTACTTGGTAATCCACAAGGTCACTTACAAGATCCGAGGTCACCACATGCAAGAGTCAGTGAGGGTTATGCTGGTGGAGTCATACATGGAAATCATGCAGGAGTAGGCTCTCCACATCCTAAAAGCCCAAATGAATTATCTTGTGAAAATCCTTTCCAAATACCTGAGCCACAAGACATTAAAAATAAGGTGCATACCTCTACACACTCTAGTACAGTCCCTTCTCATGATGTATCAACTGTGAAATTTGCAAGTTCGCTAAATGAAATTAAACCTCAACTCTCTTTTGTATCACAAAAAGGAAATATGACAGAGCAAACAGAGGTTGAAATTACACACGATAAAGCTACAACAAGAAGGCCTAGGCAACCACCAGAGCCTTGTGTAGAGCTAATTCCTATACCGGCACCTTCACAAGAAAAATATGGCAAAAGTAAGCTTAATGAGAAAAATCAGCTGTTATCACCTGTTAATAGTCCCCTAGGTGTTGAATTGAAACGGTTTCATGCTCTAAATCCTTCACATCAAAGTCAACCAAGTATGGAAAACCTAACATCAGTAGGTTCACCCAAAACTTATGATGAGTCCCAGCAACAGACaaaaaatgcagaaaacaaaTTTGCAAACACGAGAGAAAGTGGATCTAATATGGAGTCAAGGGTAAATGAAGAGAAGGAAGAATCTTCTAACAAGGACCCTAAGAAGTCTTTTAGAAAACGATGGTTAGACAAACAAGAACGCCATTCATCAAAACGATCTGCTGAACAGGATGTAAAAACTACAGAACGACCCAAATCAGAAGCAGCTGCAAAAAAAGAAGACACAGTTATTGTGCTTGATGATGATGACGAGAACGTGACTATGGAAAGTAATaagctacctaagtctttaagtGCCAGCAGTAAAGGCTTAGTTGGCCCGGGACAACTTCACTGTCTCCACAGTTCAGTATATTTAAACAATATGAGATCAGCTTCTGAACCTCCTATTGGAACTTCTATAACCTCCAAAAATAATAGTCCATTGGGTAATAGGCCAGCCTCTGTGCCTTGTTCTGCTCAACAGCTACAGAATGTGAGGACTCTATATGAATCTCAGAATAAAGTGAACATTGCAGATTTTGatagaaatgctaaagaaaaaGATAACGATGATGAATTTGTTAATCGTCTAAAactagtgctgaatgaccttatatcGGTCCCTGTACCTGAAGTCACAAAGCTGCAAGGCCTCACATGCCCCATTGATGAATTACTAGCTTCTTTGGTGAAACGTCGTGGTGCACTACCTTCTGAGGATCCTAATCCTAAGGAGCGACTGAGAAAAGACTTCTTGGTCTTGGTCAAACTCTGTATGCCAAAGAATTTATTAGAGGACTGGGGTTGGAACAATTCTTCACCAGAAGAAATACTAGATGAACTTATCAAAGTCACAAATAATG GTATGGATGGTTCTAAAGGAAATGCAAGATTAAATCTGGCGAGAGAGCATAATCCTGCACCCCCTACATCTTCTCATACTCAGGATAACAATCTTGACACAGCCCCCATGAATCATGCGACTTCTTCTTCTCCATGTCCTATTGTGTCACTGTCACCTGTCTATCAAAATTCTTCCCCAGTCCCTGAAATCCCAGTCTCATCTCAGCATTTAGAACCCTCTAATCAAGGTCCACCCAATCAATCTTCACTACAGAGAGCTGGGGCCCCTCAACCTGCCAGTCAAATTTTGATCCAATACCCTACTTTGCCCCCTCAGCATCATTCAGTCGCTCATTCTCCTAAACAACCATCTGTCTCCCTTCATCCTGTCCCTGCTACACATCACCCTCCTATTATGTCCCCTCAGCAACCCACAGCATCACCTGTGTATCACCATTCTTCATCTAGTTCCCAGCAACCAAGTCAATGGCCTTCACAAAGACACTCTGTGCCTCCTATATCCCGACCAACAACAACTCTGTCCACCAACAGTGAACCATCTTTCGTTCCACCAGAAGATAACCTGGAGGATGAGGTGTTTACACCCACCAACAGAACTCCACATCCGCTCCCTTATTCACGTCCTCAAGTGCCAGTGCATCCTGCAAAACCAGTCCACGAAAGTATCTCCCAAAATATCAAGCCAACACAAGAGCATGCCGGTTACGCATCAGCAGCTCCAGTACAAATGCCCTCGCAAAACTCTTCCCACCCTCACAATATTCCCATTACTGTTTTACACTATTCACAAGTACCCCAGCCACCCACGAATGTACCATACGGTCAACATTCCTCACACCCATATACTACTCCAGGAAGCAATCACACTATCCATAACCCTCCACATTACCCGAGAGGACCCTATCCTCGACCTTATCCATATGCCTACTATCACCCAAACAATCCTCATTATCCTCGTCCTGCATACCGCCATGCCAGCATCCTTCATGGCTTACCAAACACCCCTCCACGCCACCCCTATAGTCCCAGGAGTCCGCACAGAAGCCCGAACACCCACACTGCAATACGACTAGTCGCTCAGCCTCCTGCCCCTCTTTCGCCTAGTCACTGGAGTG AAGAGAGAATCGTCACCTCAGCTGCTATCAAACCTCCGGCCTGA